A region of Paenibacillus thiaminolyticus DNA encodes the following proteins:
- a CDS encoding aromatic ring-hydroxylating oxygenase subunit alpha, whose translation MIIQDEVLRKEWIVACRADEVKEKPIQVHIMGERVVVFRTGNGVYAFKDLCIHRGAALSLGCVKNGNLVCPYHAWEFDPSGACVHIPQLPAEQAIPKKAQVTAYGCEERYGFIWVNLSGKDTPWFPFPEYEAEGWRHVVWGPQTVEAKPPRIVENFLDVGHLAVVHEGYLGVETHTEIGDYRVHRVLEGIRSEEIEIFQPDPDGSGQAKHVYYTYEIARPLTVKFVKRDKETGQRMSLLLTVRPQDTAASVAYGVISFSYDPGLSDNEITSFQDMIFAQDKPVVENQKPEDLPLDLQVELSLKCDRVSIAYRQYLKELGVEWGTA comes from the coding sequence ATGATCATCCAGGATGAAGTACTGCGCAAGGAATGGATTGTCGCCTGCCGGGCGGATGAGGTGAAGGAGAAGCCGATTCAAGTCCACATCATGGGAGAGCGTGTCGTCGTATTCCGCACGGGGAACGGCGTGTATGCGTTCAAGGATCTGTGCATCCATCGCGGGGCGGCGTTATCGTTGGGCTGCGTCAAGAACGGGAATCTGGTCTGCCCGTATCATGCGTGGGAATTCGACCCTTCCGGCGCCTGCGTGCACATTCCGCAGCTGCCGGCGGAGCAGGCTATTCCGAAGAAAGCGCAAGTAACGGCATACGGATGTGAAGAGCGTTACGGCTTCATCTGGGTCAATCTAAGCGGCAAGGACACGCCGTGGTTCCCGTTCCCGGAATATGAAGCGGAGGGCTGGCGCCATGTCGTCTGGGGGCCGCAGACCGTCGAAGCGAAGCCGCCGCGCATCGTGGAGAACTTCCTCGATGTCGGCCATCTGGCCGTCGTGCATGAAGGCTACCTTGGGGTCGAGACGCATACCGAGATCGGAGATTACCGGGTGCATCGGGTGCTGGAGGGCATCCGTTCGGAGGAGATCGAGATTTTTCAGCCGGATCCGGATGGAAGCGGACAAGCGAAGCATGTGTACTACACGTATGAGATTGCGCGCCCGCTCACGGTCAAGTTCGTCAAGCGGGACAAGGAGACCGGGCAGCGGATGTCGCTTCTGCTGACGGTTCGCCCGCAGGACACGGCGGCGTCCGTTGCTTACGGCGTCATCTCGTTCAGCTACGATCCAGGGCTGAGCGACAACGAGATTACCAGCTTCCAGGATATGATTTTCGCCCAGGACAAGCCGGTCGTCGAGAATCAGAAGCCGGAGGATCTGCCGCTTGATCTGCAGGTGGAGCTGTCGCTCAAATGCGACCGGGTCAGCATCGCCTATCGTCAATATTTGAAGGAGCTCGGTGTCGAATGGGGAACCGCTTGA